The following DNA comes from Halorhabdus tiamatea SARL4B.
CCTGCTGACACCGAGACCGACGCGCCCGAGGAAACGGACGAACCGGCAGCGACCGAAACCGACGCTCCGGAAGAGACTACCGAGTCGACGGGCTACGAACCACCGAGTTCGTTCCCCTATGGGATCAACGAGGCCCAGGTCGGTGAGGCCCAGCGAGTGATGGAAGAGGCCGACTACGGGCCGGACAACACCTACGACCTCGACTGGCTGCAGTACCAGAGCCCCGCGTGGAAGGAGATGGCGAATACGATCCGCGCGCGTCTGGACTCCGCGTACATCAACATGAACATCAGCGACGCGGACTTCGGGTCGCTGCTTGAGACGACCGAGAAGGGGAACCACGAGGCCTATACGCTGGGGTGGGTCGCCGACTACCCCGGAGCCCAGAACTTCCTGCAGCTCATCGACCCGGAGAACACCATCTACGACGCCGAGGGCTACACGCCCAACGGCGCGCGGCTGTTCTGGTCCGAGGACGTCCAGGGCGACGAGGAGATCCGCCAGTACATGACCGAGCAGTTCGACCGAATCCAGAACAACCCCGGCCTCGGTGAGGAAGCCACGAGTACGCGGAACGACGCCGCTGTCAAGATGGAGCGGGCGTTGTGGGACTCGGCGGCACTCCTGCCGGTCTATCACACCGTCGACCAGCTGTTCTGGTACGATCGCGTCGACTTCAACCCGCCCGGCGGGATGGGGCCCTCCCGAGCGAAGGAGAACGTCTCGGTCAACGGCATCGAAGGCAAAGACGTTCTCAACGGCACGTCGGCCACGTTCAGCTCCCTCGACCCGATCGCGTCGGGCAACACCGCGAGTGGGGGCAAGGTCATCAACCTGTTCGACGCACCGATGAACTACGTCAACGGGACGACGGAAGTCGAACCCCTCATCGTCGAGGACTACTCGGTCAGCGACGACCTCACGGAGTACGAGTTCACGCTCAAGGAGGGTATCCAGTTCCACGGCGATTACGGCGAGGTCACCGCCGACGACGTGGTCTACTCGATCCAGCGGCTCGTCGAGTCCAGCAACTCCACGAACACCTACTTCCCGCTGTCGGTGCTCCAGATCGAGCACGAGACCGACGACGAGGGCAACGTCGTGTCCGGTTCGACCGCCGTCGAGGCGACGGGCGAGTACACGTTCACGGTCTCGCTCGCCGCACCGTTCGGCTACGCGCTCGAGGTGCTCGCGTACTCGGCGTTCTCGGTCGTCCCCGAAGGCATCGTCGGCGACGTCGAGGGCTACGACGGCGACATGGAGTGGCAGGAGTTCTCGACGAATCCGGTCGGTTGTGGCCCGTTCGTCTTCGAAGGGTGGCAGGAAGGCAACGGTGGCGAGTTCCGCGCCTCGGCCTTCGCAGACTACCACGGCGATGCGGCGGACTTCGGCCTCCACGACGCCATCATCACCGACACCACCGCCCTGTACAACTACTTCCGCAACGGGAACGCCGACGTCGCCGCCATCCCGACGTCCCAGTACGACCCCGCACTGGCCAACGCGGAGTCGACCAACGAGCAGGGCCAGACGCTTGGCACGTACGGCCCACTCGACGACGGGACGGAAGTCAACATGTCCGAGACCCCCTCGATCAACACCTACTTCATCGGGTTCAACATGGAGGAGGTCCCCAAGCCCGTCCGCGAGGCGATGGCCTACGTGCTCACCCGTGAGGATTTCGTCGAGAGCGTCTTCAAGGGTCGCGGCGAGGCCGCCTACCACCTCCTCCCCAAACAGGTCTTCCCCGGCGGTGCCGAGAACTACGACGCGAACTACCAGGGATAAGCCCGTACTCTCCGGGTTTCGATCCGGCAAGCCGGATACAATCGTTATTGTTAAACCCGCATAGCCGAAATCATGAGCGAATAACTTACACATGCCCTCGAGGATGGAGTCATCGTCGTGGCAGGCGATGTTGTTCCGAAGAGACGTTCGTACCGCAGTGTCGGCCGGGCCGTCACCGGGCCGTCACAGAGACGCGGACGGCACGTACGCTCCCCCGAGGGTCGATTCGCGCGACCGTCACTCGGTACCGTCCGAGGGTGAGGGCAGATGAATCGGCTGCTGTATCTCGCCAAGCGACTGTTGCTCGCGGTCCCGGTCTTCCTGTTCGGTGTGACGATGAGTTTCATCGTCCTGTATCTGGGCCCGATCGACCCCGTTTTGAACATTCTCGGACAGGACGCGACGCCGGAGGACGTCCGTCAGTTGCGGATCGCCCTCGGACTCATCTATCCCGACGGCTCGACGGTTCCGCTGTGGGATCAGTACCGAAAGGTCCTCATCGATCTGGTGACGTTCAACTTCGGCCAGTCGTGGATCATCCAGCGTGGGACGCCGGTCAGCGATCTCATCATGAACCGGATGCCCGTGACGCTGTGGCTCGGGTTCTGGTCGGTCGTCGTCGCACTGATAGTCGGCATTCCCGGCGGCCTCTATGCCGGTCTGCGGGCCAACACCTGGCGGGATTACCTCACCTCGGGAGGGGGGATCATCTGGCGGGCGATGCCGAACTTCTGGCTCGCCGTGATGTTCGTCGGCCTGCTCTCGGCCGGCGGTCTCCTGTCGTTTTACCCCGACTTCATCGTTCGGACCGACGTGATCGGGACGTCCGATTCGATCTCAAACATGGTCGGCGAGATCGAACTCTTCACTCGTATCCCGGAATTCCAAACAACGGTCACGGGTCCACAGTTGACGAACATCGCCATCGCGATCAAGTGGATCCTGCCAGCGGCGCTCGTGCTGGGATCCTCGTCGATGGGCAACGAGATCCGGATCGGCCGGACCGCCGTCCTCGAGAGCATCAACTCGAAGTACGTCGAGACAGCAAAGGCCAAGGGCGTCTCCGGGCGGCGCATCGTGACCAAACACGTCGGCCGCAACGCCCTGATCCCACTCCTCCCGATCATCATGAGCGAGTTCTACCTGCTGATCGGGGGGTCGGTCCTCGTCGAGAAGGTCTTCTCGATCCGGGGGCTCGGCAACATGTTCTTCCGTGGTGTCCTCGGTCCGGACATCCCCCTCGTGATGGCACTCGTCTTCCTGTTCATCATCGTCCAGGTCACCGTCAACATCGCCCAGGACATCCTGTATACGTTCATCGACCCGCGGATCACGCTGGAGGACACTGAGAGGTGACATCGATGTCGGACACTGAATCTACCACGACGCGCGAAGAGTTGACCGGGTTCGAACGCGTGCCGCTCCGGACGCGAATCGCCGAATCCCCGCGACCGTTCCTCCGGTGGTTCTCGGTCCTCGTCGTCTTGATCGCCGTCGAGTTCGGCACGTACGCGAAACTCGCGTTCACCCTGGTCGAAGCGACGTTCGTCGGCGTGACGGCGTTTTTCGAGCTTCTCGCCGGGACGGTCTCCAGTAGTGCGGCGAGTGCGATCCTCGACGTCCAGGCTGCCGGGGCCGAGTTCCTCGGCGGATTGACAGAGTGGGCTGGCTCACTCCCGACGCTGTTCGGCCGGGAAACCATCCCCAATCAGGGGTATCAACTCGGTCCGGGCGGCACCTGGGACGGGACAGTACTGGGGATCGAGCCCCCGGAAGCAATCGCGGATCTGCCGGTCGTATTCGATTGGAAAGGGACGTTCCTCGGCCTCGAACCCGCGCTCGCGTGGGCGTTGCGCCTGACGCTCATCGTCGCCTACGCGATGTTTCTGGCCTACTGGCTGTTCCGCGGCTGGACGGTCTTTCGTGACCACTACCGCCAGGCCGACTGGACGCCGACCGACGACATGATCGGGCGGCTCAAGGGCCACCGCTGGGGGCAGTTCGGCATCCTCGTCCTGTTGTTGTACCTGACGATGGCGATCTTCGGGCCGGCGCTCGGGCCGACGACCGTCGAGCAGAACATCCAGAGTTCCTACAGCCACGAGATCAAGTACTTCGACGAGGAGGCGGAATCCGTCGAGACGATCTTCGTCGGCGAGGCCAATTTCAACTCGAAGTCCAAGGGGAGCGGTGAAAACGTCGGCCCGATGACCTACGACGACTTCGACCGGTTCCATCCGTTCGGGACGCTCAACAACGGTCGTGATCTGTTCACGTTCCTCATGGGCGGGGCACGCATCACGATGATCGTCGCGGGGATGGCGATCGGGATCGCGACGCTCATCGCGGCCACACTGTCGATGATCTCGGCGTACTACGCCGGATCGGTCGACCTCACGATCTTGACAACGGCCGACGGGATCGTCTCGGTCCCCCGGCTGATATTGTTGATCATGGTGAGTGCCGTCTTTGCAAACCACTGGCTCGGGAACATCCTCGACGGCGGGTTCATCCTGGCGCTGGTGTTTGCCTTCACCACGTGGCCGCTGCTGTGGCGGGCCGTGCGTGGCCCCGCGCTCCAGGTCGCCCAGGAGGAGTGGGTCGACGCGGCCCGGAGCTTCGGTCAGCGCCCGCGCACCATCATGCGCAAGCACATGCTTCCGTACATCGTCGGCTACCTCCTGGTGTACGCCTCGATGACGACCGGGGGCATCATCATCAGCCTCTCGGCGCTATCGTTCCTCGGGAACGGGCTCGGCATCAGCGCGCCGACGCCGGCCTGGGGGCGAGCCGTCTCGCTGGGCCAGAGTTACGTCGCGACGTCATCCTGGCACATCTCGCTGCTCTCGGGGCTGATCATCGTCGTGCTCGTGACCGGCCTGAACGCCTTCGGTGACGGGATCCGGGACGCGATCGACCCCGAGACCGAGAGTGCCGAGGCCGAGGAGGCGGCCGCTGGAGGTGGTGCCTGATGTCCCGTGAACGCACCGCCGAGAGCGTGCGTGACGAGGGCGAGCCGTTACTCTCAGTCCGAAATCTCCAGACGGTCTTCCACACTGACCGGGAGACGATTCGGGCCGTCGACGACGTGAGCTTCGATGTCTACCCCGGCGAGACGGTCGGCATCGTGGGCGAGTCGGGATCGGGCAAGAGCGTCACTGCTCGCTCGATCATGGGGCTGGTCGACTCCCCCGGCGAGGTGCTCGCGGAGTCGTCGATCCGGTTCAACGGCGAGGAGCTGACGAGCCTCTCGGACGCCGCCTATCGCGACGTCCGGGGGAGCGGTATCGGCATGGTGTTCCAGGACCCCCAGCAGTCGTTGAACCCCGTCTACACGATCGGCAACCAGATCAGGGAAGCCCTGGAGATCAACCGGGGTATCACGGGCGCGGAAGCGACCGCGGAGGCGACGGACTTACTCGAGTCGGTCGGCATCCCCGACGCGAAACGTCGCCTCGACGAGTACCCCCACGAGTTCTCCGGCGGGATGCGCCAGCGCGCCGTCATCGCGATGATGCTGGCCTGTGAGCCCGACCTGCTGATCGCCGACGAGCCGACGACCGCCCTGGACGTGACGATCCAGGCTCAGATCCTGGACTTGCTGAAGGAGCTCCAGAAGGAGCGCAACCTCGCGATCCTCTTTATCACTCACGACATGGGCGTCATCGCCGACATCTCCGATCGCGTGAACGTGATGTACGCCGGACAGATCGTCGAGAAGGCCTCGGTCGAGAACCTCTTCGAGCGCCCGAAACACCCCTATACGCGGGCGCTGATCGAGTCGATCCCCGGCGAGCACTCCCGCGGGGAGGGGCTCAACACCATCGAGGGCGAGGTGCCGACGCCGAACGCGCCGGCCGACCACTGCCGGTTCGCCCCGCGGTGCCCGCAGGCGTTCGGGGCCTGCGACGAGATGGCCCCCCAGCACATCGACGTCGGCGAGACAGTCGAACACACGGCAGCGTGTCTGCTGTATCCGGAAGGGGAAACAGAGACGGAGCGACTCGAACACCATCGCGCACTCGCGAGTGGCGAGGACGTCGACACGGAAGGTGAGCACCGATGAGCGGGGACCTACAACGGACCGACCAGGTGGCCGAGAGCGGCGAGACGCTGATCGAGGTCGAGAACTTGAAGAAGTACTACGGCGGTGGCGGCGTCTTCGCCAACCCGTCGGTAAAGGCCGTCGACGGCGTGAGCTTCTCGATCAAGCGCGGCGAGACACTCGGCCTCGTCGGCGAGTCCGGGTGTGGGAAGAGTACGCTCGGTCGGACGCTCGTCCGCCTAGAGGAGGCCACCGAGGGGACGATTTCCTTCGACGGGACCGACATCACGACGCTCTCGGGCGAGGACCTGAAAGACTGGCGTCGTAACGCCCAGATGGTCTTTCAGGACCCCGAATCCAGCCTTAACGACCGGATGACCGTCGGGGAGATTATCCGCGAGCCGCTGGACGCCCACGACTGGAAGACCAAGACGGAGCGCCAGGAGCGGGTGCTCGACTTGCTGACGTCGGTCGGGCTCCGGGAGGAACACTACTACCGGTATCCCCACCAGTTCTCGGGCGGCCAGCGCCAGCGCGTCGGCATCGCGCGGGCACTCGCGCTCGAACCGGAGTTTCTCGTCCTCGACGAGCCGGTCAGCGCGCTGGACGTCTCCGTCCAGGCGAAGATCATCACGCTGCTGGAGGACCTCCAGGAGGAGTTCGACCTGACGTACCTCTTCATCGCCCACGACCTGGCCGTCGTCCGTCACATCTGTGATCGCGTCGCGGTCATGTACCTCGGGAAGATCATGGAGATCAGCGACACCGAAGCGGTCTACGAGAACGCCCAGAACCCCTACACGCAATCGCTCCTCTCGGCGATTCCGCGACCCGATCCCTCGACGTCCTCTCACCGGATCACGCTCCCGGGGACCCCACCCAGCCCACGCGATCCGCCGACGGGGTGTCAGTTCTCGACGCGGTGTCCGGCCAAGATCCGGCCGGAGGGCTACGACCACGTCGGCGAAGAGACCTGGGACGCGATCGAGCGCTTCCGGGAGGTCGTCCGCGAGCGGTCGCGGATGAGTCTCGGGACAGTCGATCGTCTCAAACGCCAGCTCGGCACGTTCTCGGCGTACGACGACATCGACGAGACGGTCGCGGACCTCTTTGGCGACCTCGAGGTACCCGCGGACGTCCGCGAGGAGATCGATGCTGCCGCCGAGCTGGTCAAAGACGGCCGCCCCGCGGACGCACGTGACCACCTCGGGGAAGCGTTCAACGGCGTGTGTGACCTGCAACGCCCCGACTTCCATCCGGTCGGCGAGCACGAGCATATGAGCTACTGTCACCGTCACGACGCCGAATACGAGGACGTCGAGCCAGTCATCTCCCGCCGGACCAGTGACTCCTAACGGCTACCGCTACGTCGAGTTCGCGCTGTGGGTCGGGAGCGTCGCGACGGCGATCGTGGTCGTCCTCGCGATTCCGTCTCTGATCGTCGGCAACGGGCTGGTGACGCTGAAGTACGCCCTGTTCGTGGTCGGCTTTCTGTTGTTTGGCGTCGGCTCGTTCGCCATCCAGCCGACGCCTCGCGGCCGAGGACCCGTCTCGCGGCTGTTCTCGATGAGTCTCGACGGTGGGAAGGCGTTCGGGTTCGAACAGCGGATTCAGGAGCTCCCGCCGCTAGACGGCCGAAACCTCCCGTTCGAGGACCGCGTGAGCCGTAACGTGAAAGTGTTCGTGACCAGTTTGATCGTCCTCGGCGTCTCGATCCTCCTCGAGGTCGGCCTGGGTGTCACAGCTGGGTGAGGACGGCGAGCCACCTTTATTGGTATCGGCCCGTATCGACAGACATGGTTAGACTCGGGCCCGACGATGTCGAACTCGACGACGGTGAGCAACTGCTTCGGTCCAGCGACGCGGCCCAGAGCGGGTGGGAGCAGACCCTCGAAGACGTCGAGGCGATGGCGCGCGATCGGGCCGAGTCGGGGTTCGAAACACTCATCCTCACTTCGGACAACACGACACCGAAGCCGCCCGAAGCCGACGATACTGACGAATGGGGCCTGGTGTATATCGTCCCGAGCAATCAGGCGAAAGAGTACGAAGATTTCGCCGAGGACGTCGCGTTCACGGAGACGGTCGTCTATCAGGCGACCAGTTCGGGCCACGCCTTTGTGGTCACCGAGTGCATCGACCCCGAGCGCGAGCGGACACTCTTCGTGGCCGGGACCTACCGACTCCAGCACGCTGCGCCGCTGGTCGAGGCCGCCCTCGAGCGCGGCGAGATGTACACCCACGTCAAGAAACTCGACGGGACCGAGGTCGCATCGATTGCCCACGACGACGCCGAGCAGTTCTTCCCCGACCCGGACGAGTACACGGCCTACAGCGCGTGAACCCGTCGCAGGTTGGGGCGGTCGCTCGCCGCGGGGCGTTTCGAAACCTTCAATTGTGCCAGCCGTCTACCGGAGAGTGCAACGAGCGAGCCAGGGTTGGTGGTCTAGGTTGGTTATGACACCTCCTTGACATGGAGGAGGTCGGCGGTTCAAATCCGCCCCAACCCATATTTTCCGGCGAGCAAATTCGCGAGCCGGTAATGTGGTCACAGAGGCGCAGCCACCGACTAGATTTATATTCCAGCCGTCAGTTTTTCAAACAATACACATGCCGCCCATCCACACAGACGGGTTGACGAAATACTACGGCGATGTACGCGGTGTCGAAGACCTCTCGTTCGCGGTCGAGAAGGGCGAAGTGTTCGGGTTTCTCGGGCCGAACGGGGCCGGCAAGACGACGACGATCCGGACGCTGATGGGCTTTATGTCGCCAACGGAGGGGACGGCGACCATCCTCGATGCGGACATCAGGGACGCGGCGGCGCTCAGGTCGGTCCGGGGAAACGTCGGGTATCTCCCGTCCGAGCCGAGTTTCAACGAGAACGTCACCGGCCGACGATTGCTCGAATACCACGGGTCGCTTCGTGGCGACGTCCGCAGCGACGAGATGCTCGAACTGTTCGATCCGCCACTCGACCGGAAGGTACGGGAGTACTCCCGCGGGAACAAGCAGATGCTCGCCATCGTCGTCGCGTTCATGCACGACCCGGACGTGCTCATCATGGACGAACCCACCTCCGGGCTCGACCCCTTGAAACAGGAGCAACTACTGGAGTTCATCCGCACCGAACAGCAGCGCGGCAAGACCTTCTTTTTCTCCTCGCACATCCTGAGCGAGGTCCGGAAGGTCTGTGATCGGGTGGCGATCATCCGCGACGGGCACCTCGTCGAACTCGAGGACGTCGAGTCGCTGCTGGACCGCAGCGGGAAAGTCGTCCGGGCGCGTCTCGGCGGCGACTTCGACGCCGACAGTCTGGCACTCGAGGGCGTCCACGACATCGAAGTCAGTGGCGACGCCAGCGGGGGCGAGCGTGGCGACGGACACGGCAGTGATGGCGCGGGCAGTATCGGCGACGGAAGCGACACCGCCGACAGCGACGGGAGCGGCGACGCAGCCGCCGCGAACGAGGCGACGAGCGTGACGTTCACCTACACTGGCGCGTACGAACCGCTGCTGGAACACCTCCTCGAATACGACATCTACGACCTGAGCATCGAGGAGGCCCCGCTCGAAGACGTCTTCATGCGCTTCTACGGCGAGAACCCGGCCGAGCGGGTCGAGCGGGTCGAAAACGGCGAGATCGAGGAGCATGAGAACGGAGAGATCGAGGAGCACGAGAACGGCGAGCCAACCGACAGGGCGGAGGAGGCCGATGCTTGAGACGACGCGCTTCGAATCCGAGCGGCTCGTGCCCGCCGCGGCGGTGATCGGACTGGGGCTGGCGGCCTTCGGCGGGATGATGACGCTCATCGCGCCCGGTATCCTCGGGGACGTCGACATCGCGGCACTCTTAGAGCAGTTCCCGGCCGCGATGGTCGAGGAGATGGGCCTGGGGAAGATGGGAACCATCGAGGGCTTCATCGCGCTCGAACTCTACGAGTACGTCTGGCTGCTCGGCCTCGGAGCGTACGTCGCCTACACCGCCGCCGGCTTCATCGCCGGTGACGTCGAAACCGGGCGGATGGACACGCTGCTCGCCGCGCCGATCTCCCGGTGGCGACTCCTCGTCGAGAAGTACCTCGCGTTGCTCACGCCGATCGTCGTCGTCAACGTCGTCGTCTTCGCGGGTGTCGCCGGGGCGGCCCAGGTCATCGACGAGACGATCCCGCTCGCCGACCTCGTCGCGGTCCACGTCCTGTCGGTGCCCTACCTGCTCGCTTGTGGCGCGTTTGGCATGCTCGCGTCCGTCGCTGCCCCGCGGCGGATCGTCGCCGAAGGCGTGGCCGCCGGAACCCTCGTCGGGGCCTTTCTCTTCGAGATGCTGGTGACCAACACCGACCTGGGGTGGCTCGGGGCGGTAACGCCGATGCGGTACTACGATCCGCTTGCGATCCTCACCGAGGGAACCTACGATCCTGCCGGCGGAGTGATTCTGTTTGCCGCCGCAGTCGTGTTGCTCGTCGGGAGTGCCTGGCTGTTCGGGGAGGTTGACGTCCAATGAGCACCGAGACCCCTGAGACCACGAACAGCAATCAAGCAACCAGTCCGCTCCTCGTCGTCGCCCGCTTCGAGGGACGCAACCGACTCCGAGTGACGGGGATCCTGGCCGTGCTGTTCTCGCTGTTCGGCCTCATGTACGTCTGGATCGGCCCCCAGATGATCGAGGCCGGGTTCTCGGAGTTGCTGGACGCGATGCCACCGGTCGTCACCGAACTGTTCGGCTTCGAGAGCCTCGAATCGATCGAGGGCTTGCTCGCCAGCGAGTTCTACACGCTCGGGTGGATCGTCGGCCTCGGCGGGTACCTCGCCTACAGTGCTGCCGGGACCGTCGCG
Coding sequences within:
- a CDS encoding DUF7555 family protein yields the protein MTPNGYRYVEFALWVGSVATAIVVVLAIPSLIVGNGLVTLKYALFVVGFLLFGVGSFAIQPTPRGRGPVSRLFSMSLDGGKAFGFEQRIQELPPLDGRNLPFEDRVSRNVKVFVTSLIVLGVSILLEVGLGVTAG
- a CDS encoding ABC transporter permease yields the protein MNRLLYLAKRLLLAVPVFLFGVTMSFIVLYLGPIDPVLNILGQDATPEDVRQLRIALGLIYPDGSTVPLWDQYRKVLIDLVTFNFGQSWIIQRGTPVSDLIMNRMPVTLWLGFWSVVVALIVGIPGGLYAGLRANTWRDYLTSGGGIIWRAMPNFWLAVMFVGLLSAGGLLSFYPDFIVRTDVIGTSDSISNMVGEIELFTRIPEFQTTVTGPQLTNIAIAIKWILPAALVLGSSSMGNEIRIGRTAVLESINSKYVETAKAKGVSGRRIVTKHVGRNALIPLLPIIMSEFYLLIGGSVLVEKVFSIRGLGNMFFRGVLGPDIPLVMALVFLFIIVQVTVNIAQDILYTFIDPRITLEDTER
- a CDS encoding ABC transporter ATP-binding protein, whose protein sequence is MSRERTAESVRDEGEPLLSVRNLQTVFHTDRETIRAVDDVSFDVYPGETVGIVGESGSGKSVTARSIMGLVDSPGEVLAESSIRFNGEELTSLSDAAYRDVRGSGIGMVFQDPQQSLNPVYTIGNQIREALEINRGITGAEATAEATDLLESVGIPDAKRRLDEYPHEFSGGMRQRAVIAMMLACEPDLLIADEPTTALDVTIQAQILDLLKELQKERNLAILFITHDMGVIADISDRVNVMYAGQIVEKASVENLFERPKHPYTRALIESIPGEHSRGEGLNTIEGEVPTPNAPADHCRFAPRCPQAFGACDEMAPQHIDVGETVEHTAACLLYPEGETETERLEHHRALASGEDVDTEGEHR
- a CDS encoding ABC transporter permease, with the translated sequence MSDTESTTTREELTGFERVPLRTRIAESPRPFLRWFSVLVVLIAVEFGTYAKLAFTLVEATFVGVTAFFELLAGTVSSSAASAILDVQAAGAEFLGGLTEWAGSLPTLFGRETIPNQGYQLGPGGTWDGTVLGIEPPEAIADLPVVFDWKGTFLGLEPALAWALRLTLIVAYAMFLAYWLFRGWTVFRDHYRQADWTPTDDMIGRLKGHRWGQFGILVLLLYLTMAIFGPALGPTTVEQNIQSSYSHEIKYFDEEAESVETIFVGEANFNSKSKGSGENVGPMTYDDFDRFHPFGTLNNGRDLFTFLMGGARITMIVAGMAIGIATLIAATLSMISAYYAGSVDLTILTTADGIVSVPRLILLIMVSAVFANHWLGNILDGGFILALVFAFTTWPLLWRAVRGPALQVAQEEWVDAARSFGQRPRTIMRKHMLPYIVGYLLVYASMTTGGIIISLSALSFLGNGLGISAPTPAWGRAVSLGQSYVATSSWHISLLSGLIIVVLVTGLNAFGDGIRDAIDPETESAEAEEAAAGGGA
- a CDS encoding ABC transporter ATP-binding protein gives rise to the protein MPPIHTDGLTKYYGDVRGVEDLSFAVEKGEVFGFLGPNGAGKTTTIRTLMGFMSPTEGTATILDADIRDAAALRSVRGNVGYLPSEPSFNENVTGRRLLEYHGSLRGDVRSDEMLELFDPPLDRKVREYSRGNKQMLAIVVAFMHDPDVLIMDEPTSGLDPLKQEQLLEFIRTEQQRGKTFFFSSHILSEVRKVCDRVAIIRDGHLVELEDVESLLDRSGKVVRARLGGDFDADSLALEGVHDIEVSGDASGGERGDGHGSDGAGSIGDGSDTADSDGSGDAAAANEATSVTFTYTGAYEPLLEHLLEYDIYDLSIEEAPLEDVFMRFYGENPAERVERVENGEIEEHENGEIEEHENGEPTDRAEEADA
- a CDS encoding ABC transporter ATP-binding protein; this encodes MSGDLQRTDQVAESGETLIEVENLKKYYGGGGVFANPSVKAVDGVSFSIKRGETLGLVGESGCGKSTLGRTLVRLEEATEGTISFDGTDITTLSGEDLKDWRRNAQMVFQDPESSLNDRMTVGEIIREPLDAHDWKTKTERQERVLDLLTSVGLREEHYYRYPHQFSGGQRQRVGIARALALEPEFLVLDEPVSALDVSVQAKIITLLEDLQEEFDLTYLFIAHDLAVVRHICDRVAVMYLGKIMEISDTEAVYENAQNPYTQSLLSAIPRPDPSTSSHRITLPGTPPSPRDPPTGCQFSTRCPAKIRPEGYDHVGEETWDAIERFREVVRERSRMSLGTVDRLKRQLGTFSAYDDIDETVADLFGDLEVPADVREEIDAAAELVKDGRPADARDHLGEAFNGVCDLQRPDFHPVGEHEHMSYCHRHDAEYEDVEPVISRRTSDS
- a CDS encoding DUF7529 family protein produces the protein MVRLGPDDVELDDGEQLLRSSDAAQSGWEQTLEDVEAMARDRAESGFETLILTSDNTTPKPPEADDTDEWGLVYIVPSNQAKEYEDFAEDVAFTETVVYQATSSGHAFVVTECIDPERERTLFVAGTYRLQHAAPLVEAALERGEMYTHVKKLDGTEVASIAHDDAEQFFPDPDEYTAYSA
- a CDS encoding ABC transporter permease subunit, with amino-acid sequence MLETTRFESERLVPAAAVIGLGLAAFGGMMTLIAPGILGDVDIAALLEQFPAAMVEEMGLGKMGTIEGFIALELYEYVWLLGLGAYVAYTAAGFIAGDVETGRMDTLLAAPISRWRLLVEKYLALLTPIVVVNVVVFAGVAGAAQVIDETIPLADLVAVHVLSVPYLLACGAFGMLASVAAPRRIVAEGVAAGTLVGAFLFEMLVTNTDLGWLGAVTPMRYYDPLAILTEGTYDPAGGVILFAAAVVLLVGSAWLFGEVDVQ
- a CDS encoding ABC transporter substrate-binding protein, whose product is MSDEKKLNRRKFLAATGAATASVGLAGCSSGDDTDTPADTETDAPEETDEPAATETDAPEETTESTGYEPPSSFPYGINEAQVGEAQRVMEEADYGPDNTYDLDWLQYQSPAWKEMANTIRARLDSAYINMNISDADFGSLLETTEKGNHEAYTLGWVADYPGAQNFLQLIDPENTIYDAEGYTPNGARLFWSEDVQGDEEIRQYMTEQFDRIQNNPGLGEEATSTRNDAAVKMERALWDSAALLPVYHTVDQLFWYDRVDFNPPGGMGPSRAKENVSVNGIEGKDVLNGTSATFSSLDPIASGNTASGGKVINLFDAPMNYVNGTTEVEPLIVEDYSVSDDLTEYEFTLKEGIQFHGDYGEVTADDVVYSIQRLVESSNSTNTYFPLSVLQIEHETDDEGNVVSGSTAVEATGEYTFTVSLAAPFGYALEVLAYSAFSVVPEGIVGDVEGYDGDMEWQEFSTNPVGCGPFVFEGWQEGNGGEFRASAFADYHGDAADFGLHDAIITDTTALYNYFRNGNADVAAIPTSQYDPALANAESTNEQGQTLGTYGPLDDGTEVNMSETPSINTYFIGFNMEEVPKPVREAMAYVLTREDFVESVFKGRGEAAYHLLPKQVFPGGAENYDANYQG